Proteins found in one Salminus brasiliensis chromosome 13, fSalBra1.hap2, whole genome shotgun sequence genomic segment:
- the LOC140574998 gene encoding CLOCK-interacting pacemaker produces the protein MPLDLGCVGERSSRPASKNAKDKSNSAALLASRARAHTQQKADGRDSRCSSEKDSGYSDTGSDSLQMDAEDQRSVSEHKLHKAPGVQGVSDQGKRHLVSAPQELTPVFIIKNVVLKQPLQSGQEHVLQSPLGWGSGGANPQTHLLLLQQPGLGTPPLHLIKPQSQKKSKSTYLPILNSYPRIAPHPSKKTPDKPPASRGSNTNEHSLSKRVCTEEKRDEVSTSTQASVRKQPEGRSQSHPLCPPDTLLTSHQLKNPHLPCSPSTPSVGSPSVSSSEMPSPPSACTPPPQSSRGIQQHISGPDSNASPTGNGLPASVKHRRFLNTVEILSQSGLLDITLRTQELLRQSTATEQDIAQLRQHTQLLCQAAQAGSCVPAIWAQLHQVMAQSGCYPTLKELVLETSEDGQLEVDASFDKPDAPATYGYGVTRNEEIAPPSPLLAPMHLPSAFQSSSATSPGYSRGHRSSTSLPEEILMPPDSSTH, from the exons ATGCCGCTGGACTTGGGCTGTGTGGGAGAGCGCTCCTCCCGCCCTGCCAGCAAGAATGCCAAGGACAAGAGCAACAGCGCCGCCCTGCTGGCCTCCAGAGCACGAGCGCACACGCAGCAGAAGGCAGATGGCAGGGACTCCCGATGCAGCTCAGAGAAAGACTCTGGATATTCAG acACTGGTTCGGACTCTCTCCAGATGGATGCAGAGGATCAGCGGAGTGTTTCTGAGCACAAGCTCCACAAGGCCCCGGGAGTTCAAGGTGTTTCAGATCAGGGGAAACGCCACCTTGTGTCAGCCCCTCAGGAGCTCACGCCCGTCTTCATAATTAAAAATGTCGTTCTGAAGCAG CCATTGCAATCAGGTCAAGAGCATGTCCTCCAGTCTCCTCTGGGATGGGGGTCTGGCGGGGCCAACCCTCAGACACATCTGCTCCTGCTGCAGCAGCCTGGCCTCGGCACCCCACCGCTGCACCTGATCAAACCACAGAGCCAGAAGAAGAGCAAGAGCACCTATCTTCCCATCCTCAACTCCTACCCCCGGATTGCCCCCCACCCCAGTAAGAAGACCCCTGACAAGCCCCCGGCCAGCAGGGGGAGCAACACGAATGAACACAGCCTGAGCAAGAGGGTGTGCACAGAGGAGAAGAGGGATGAGGTGTCCACTTCTACTCAGGCATCTGTGCGCAAGCAGCCAGAGGGACGCTCCCAGTCCCACCCCCTCTGCCCTCCTGATACACTATTGACCTCCCACCAGCTGAAGAACCCTCACTTGCCCTGCAGCCCCTCCACTCCAAGTGTGGGGTCCCCCTCAGTGTCTAGCTCGGAAATGCCCTCTCCACCCTCTGCCTGCACACCACCGCCACAGTCCAGCAGGGGGATCCAACAGCACATCTCGGGCCCTGACTCAAATGCTTCTCCAACAGGGAACGGCCTTCCTGCTTCTGTGAAGCACCGTCGCTTTCTCAACACGGTGGAGATCCTGAGCCAGTCGGGGCTGCTGGACATCACTCTGCGGACGCAGGAGCTGCTGCGGCAGAGCACTGCCACGGAGCAGGACATCGCCCAGCTACGCCAGCACACCCAGCTGCTGTGCCAGGCCGCCCAGGCTGGCTCCTGTGTACCTGCTATCTGGGCGCAGCTCCACCAGGTCATGGCTCAGTCCGGCTGCTACCCGACTCTCAAAGAACTGGTGCTGGAGACCAGTGAAGATGGGCAGCTGGAGGTCGACGCCAGCTTCGACAAGCCTGACGCCCCTGCCACCTATGGATATGGGGTTACCAGGAATGAGGAGATCGCCCCTCCGTCCCCACTCCTTGCACCCATGCACTTGCCATCTGCATTTCAGAGCTCCAGTGCCACCTCTCCTGGGTACAGCAGAGGGCACAGGAGCAGCACAAGTCTGCCAGAGGAGATTCTGATGCCTCCAGACAGCTCCACACACTGA